The following proteins are encoded in a genomic region of Oncorhynchus masou masou isolate Uvic2021 chromosome 32, UVic_Omas_1.1, whole genome shotgun sequence:
- the LOC135526806 gene encoding vacuolar ATPase assembly integral membrane protein vma21-like gives MEGYAKTSLSTTYTGAPDFRGNDSSLVSALKTLLFFTILMVTLPIGLYFASKAYIFEGSLQMSNSDSYFYAAIVAVLAVHVVLALFVYVAWNEGSTKDKGKHD, from the exons ATGGAAGGATATGCCAAAACATCACTTAGCACCACGTATACTGGAGCCCCGGATTTCAGAGG GAATGACAGTTCTCTGGTATCTGCTCTGAAAACTCTTCTCTTCTTCACCATCCTGATGGTCACCCTGCCCATAGGACTGTACTTCGCATCAAAGGCATACATCTTTGAAG gttccctACAGATGTCTAACTCTGACAGTTATTTCTATGCTGCCATCGTAGCTGTGCTGGCCGTACATGTGGTTCTGGCTTTGTTTGTCTACGTGGCCTGGAACGAGGGCTCCACGAAGGACAAGGGGAAACACGACTAA
- the LOC135526809 gene encoding gap junction beta-1 protein-like, which yields MNWGSFYAVISGVNRHSTGIGRIWLSVIFIFRILVLVVAAESVWGDEKSGFTCNTQQPGCNSVCYDQFFPISHIRLWALQLILVSTPALLVAMHVAHRRHINKKILKKSGRASPKELEQIKYQKFAIAGALWWTYMISVLFRIVLEVGFLYIFYLIYPDFKMFRLVKCDSYPCPNTVDCFVSRPTEKTIFTVFMLSVSGVCVLLNLAEVAYLIGRACLRCIHGNQDKNKVAGIGQKLSSYKQNEINQMIADQSKFKFNVGARKTSMEKGERCSAF from the coding sequence ATGAACTGGGGGTCGTTTTACGCCGTGATCAGCGGCGTAAACAGGCATTCCACCGGCATCGGCCGCATCTGGCTGTCTGTCATCTTCATCTTCAGAATCCTGGTCCTCGTGGTGGCGGCCGAGTCGGTCTGGGGCGACGAGAAGTCTGGCTTCACCTGCAACACCCAGCAGCCCGGCTGCAACTCTGTCTGCTATGACCAGTTCTTTCCCATCTCACACATCCGCCTGTGGGCCTTGCAGCTCATCCTGGTGTCCACGCCTGCTCTCCTAGTGGCCATGCATGTAGCCCATCGCAGACATATCAACAAGAAGATCCTGAAGAAGTCCGGGCGCGCTTCCCCTAAGGAGTTGGAACAAATCAAGTATCAGAAGTTTGCGATCGCAGGCGCCCTCTGGTGGACCTACATGATCAGTGTGCTGTTTAGGATCGTTCTGGAAGTCGGCTTCCTTTATATATTCTACTTGATCTACCCTGACTTCAAGATGTTCCGTCTGGTCAAGTGTGACTCGTACCCCTGCCCCAACACTGTGGACTGCTTCGTGTCACGACCCACGGAGAAAACCATCTTCACCGTGTTCATGCTCTCCGTGTCGGGGGTGTGTGTTCTCCTCAACCTGGCCGAGGTGGCCTACCTGATTGGCAGAGCCTGTCTGAGGTGTATCCATGGTAACCAGGACAAGAATAAGGTAGCAGGGATTGGTCAGAAACTGTCCTCCTACAAACAGAATGAAATCAACCAGATGATCGCTGACCAGTCGAAGTTCAAGTTCAACGTGGGAGCTAGGAAGACCTctatggagaagggagagaggtgctCTGCTTTCTGA